One genomic region from Leptospira tipperaryensis encodes:
- a CDS encoding SBBP repeat-containing protein gives MYKFHSYILRFDMFENNLNKTISFQNKLSITFMILFFVSCTPWPAATAAFLKDNVQDDKAANLLLAFGLFRLMDGNGVGETGNLGAKQWTRLLGGAGFSTSATGIVSDSSGNVFATGRTVGNLDGQIHSPGTLDLLITKYDSTGARQWTRMLGGSSGAAETTSNAIASDGSNVYSTGGAIGSLDGLTPAGSLDFFITKYDGAGVKQWTRLSGLASAITNGFGITSDVLGNVYVTGITSGNLDGQAVTGTTDLCVVKYDSAGTKQWTRLLGVAGKSTTANGIASDNNGNVYTTGFTDGNLDGQTLTGTVDLFVVKYDSAGTKQWTKLSGAAGAVTVANGITSDRNGNIYSTGRTSGNMDGQALIGTQDLFVVKYDGAGTKQWTKLLGALGQNTNGTGIAADSFGNVYTAGFTTGSLDGLALTGIQDLFVAKYDSAGNKKWVRLTGEAGGTTNGNAIASDPLGNLYATGGTDRSLDGNPITGTVDLFIVKFH, from the coding sequence ATGTATAAATTCCATTCTTATATTTTGCGCTTTGATATGTTTGAAAATAATTTAAACAAAACAATCAGTTTTCAAAATAAGCTCTCAATCACTTTTATGATTCTCTTCTTCGTTTCTTGCACGCCTTGGCCCGCGGCCACCGCCGCTTTTCTTAAAGACAATGTCCAAGACGACAAAGCGGCAAATTTGTTATTGGCATTCGGTCTGTTTCGCCTAATGGATGGGAATGGTGTAGGAGAAACTGGAAATTTGGGAGCGAAGCAATGGACGAGGCTTTTGGGTGGAGCCGGATTTTCCACGAGCGCAACCGGTATCGTATCCGATAGTTCAGGGAACGTCTTTGCAACGGGAAGAACAGTGGGCAATCTGGACGGACAAATCCATAGTCCGGGAACATTGGATTTGCTTATCACCAAGTATGATAGTACCGGAGCGAGGCAATGGACAAGAATGTTGGGAGGATCGTCGGGTGCGGCGGAGACCACCTCGAATGCGATTGCTTCCGATGGTTCTAACGTCTATAGTACGGGAGGCGCTATCGGAAGTTTGGACGGACTTACTCCGGCTGGTTCGTTAGATTTTTTTATTACCAAGTATGACGGTGCAGGAGTGAAACAATGGACAAGACTTTCAGGTTTAGCTTCCGCAATTACAAATGGGTTCGGAATTACTTCGGACGTGCTTGGCAACGTATATGTAACAGGAATTACGAGCGGAAATTTAGACGGGCAAGCAGTCACTGGAACAACGGATCTCTGCGTTGTGAAGTATGATAGCGCCGGCACAAAACAATGGACGAGACTTCTGGGTGTTGCTGGAAAGTCGACGACTGCGAACGGCATCGCCTCCGATAACAATGGAAACGTTTATACGACTGGTTTTACGGACGGAAATTTAGACGGGCAAACGCTCACTGGGACAGTGGATTTATTTGTGGTAAAGTATGACAGCGCAGGTACAAAACAATGGACAAAACTTTCCGGAGCGGCGGGCGCAGTGACGGTTGCAAATGGAATCACGTCCGACCGAAATGGAAATATTTATTCCACTGGAAGAACCAGCGGGAATATGGACGGACAAGCGCTAATTGGAACACAGGATTTATTCGTAGTAAAGTATGACGGCGCCGGTACAAAGCAGTGGACAAAACTTTTGGGTGCGTTAGGACAAAATACAAACGGAACTGGAATTGCGGCGGATAGTTTTGGAAACGTATATACAGCCGGATTTACAACGGGAAGTTTAGACGGTCTTGCGCTTACAGGAATTCAAGATTTATTCGTTGCAAAGTATGATAGCGCTGGGAATAAAAAGTGGGTCCGATTAACGGGCGAGGCCGGTGGAACCACGAACGGAAACGCGATTGCATCGGATCCTTTGGGAAATCTTTATGCTACCGGGGGCACCGATCGCAGCTTGGACGGAAATCCGATTACGGGCACCGTCGATTTATTTATCGTTAAATTTCATTGA
- a CDS encoding sensor histidine kinase produces MMIQRKVYIVCIEDNPNDLGLMIRQISGSGLDFSYKQIQTKEELIQEVQTSEPDLVLSDFSLPSFDGMEALEIVRKYHPNVPFLFVSGWLGEDAAIEALKQGATDYISKNKISKLNFSIERALKEAEERMLLDEAEKQNETLKSQLIQAQKLEAISLLATGVAHEINNPLTIIINYAQLILGQSQDDSILKYASNILDEGERISKITKDLLRLARQEKHVFSKVNFQEVVQKTVSLCEQLFKKDTIHIEMQIQDSLPDVFCVPQQIQQVVLNLLNNARDALNQRYPKYDSNKIIVIKAKKFEKDSNLWIQMSIEDRGIGIPKEEAKKIFSPFFTTKKVDKGTGLGLSVSTGIVKDHGGEIYYESKESEYTRFFINLPVRSEIDKGSGSSPQKNFA; encoded by the coding sequence ATGATGATTCAAAGAAAAGTTTATATCGTCTGTATCGAAGACAATCCGAACGACCTCGGCTTGATGATCCGTCAGATCAGCGGGAGTGGTTTAGATTTTTCTTATAAACAAATTCAGACAAAAGAGGAACTCATTCAAGAAGTTCAAACGAGCGAACCCGACTTGGTTCTTTCGGATTTTTCTTTACCTTCCTTTGACGGAATGGAAGCGTTAGAAATCGTCAGAAAGTATCATCCTAACGTTCCTTTTCTCTTTGTTTCCGGTTGGCTCGGCGAAGACGCGGCGATCGAGGCTCTCAAACAAGGTGCGACGGATTATATTTCCAAAAACAAAATCTCCAAGCTCAACTTCTCCATCGAAAGGGCTCTTAAAGAAGCGGAAGAAAGAATGTTGTTAGACGAGGCTGAAAAACAAAACGAAACACTAAAGTCTCAATTGATCCAAGCCCAGAAGTTGGAAGCGATCAGCCTTCTCGCCACGGGAGTCGCCCACGAAATCAATAATCCACTTACGATCATCATCAACTACGCACAATTGATCTTAGGTCAAAGTCAAGACGACTCCATTCTGAAATACGCAAGTAATATTCTCGATGAAGGTGAAAGAATTTCAAAGATCACAAAAGATCTGTTAAGACTTGCGAGACAAGAAAAACACGTCTTTTCCAAAGTGAATTTTCAAGAAGTGGTTCAGAAGACGGTTTCACTCTGCGAACAACTCTTTAAAAAAGATACGATTCATATTGAAATGCAGATCCAAGATTCTCTTCCCGATGTGTTCTGTGTTCCTCAACAAATTCAACAAGTTGTTCTCAACCTTTTGAACAACGCAAGGGACGCGCTCAATCAAAGATATCCGAAATACGATTCCAATAAGATCATCGTCATCAAGGCTAAAAAATTCGAAAAAGATTCGAACCTCTGGATTCAGATGAGCATCGAAGATAGAGGTATCGGGATTCCCAAAGAAGAAGCCAAAAAAATATTCAGTCCCTTTTTTACCACGAAAAAAGTAGATAAGGGAACGGGACTTGGACTTTCCGTAAGCACGGGAATAGTCAAAGATCACGGAGGCGAAATATATTACGAAAGTAAGGAAAGCGAATATACTCGTTTCTTTATAAACCTGCCGGTCCGTTCCGAGATCGACAAAGGATCTGGTTCTTCTCCGCAAAAGAATTTTGCGTAA
- a CDS encoding response regulator: MHNLHDNLISILYAEDNPQDSELALRSLKKHNLTNQLKLVRDGEEALEYLFATGKYADRDKMQLPSLILLDLKMPKIDGIEVLRKVRSEELTKFIPVVILTSSAEEKDIVESYRLGVNSYVVKPLEFTKFSDVASEIGFYWILMNKRVL, from the coding sequence ATGCACAACTTACATGATAATTTGATTTCAATTCTTTATGCCGAGGACAACCCGCAGGATTCGGAACTCGCTCTGAGAAGTTTAAAAAAACATAATCTGACAAATCAGCTAAAACTCGTAAGAGACGGAGAGGAAGCCTTAGAATATCTTTTTGCAACCGGGAAATATGCGGACCGAGATAAAATGCAGCTTCCTTCGTTGATTCTTCTCGATTTAAAAATGCCAAAGATTGATGGAATCGAAGTGTTAAGAAAAGTCAGAAGCGAAGAACTTACAAAATTCATTCCGGTCGTCATTCTTACTTCCTCCGCGGAAGAAAAAGACATCGTCGAAAGTTATCGTTTAGGAGTGAACAGCTACGTTGTCAAACCGCTCGAGTTTACAAAGTTCAGCGACGTCGCTTCCGAAATCGGTTTTTATTGGATCCTGATGAACAAACGCGTTTTATGA
- a CDS encoding sensor histidine kinase: MKSTIEKNVILGIVVITILNVVVAGSGFYAMNQSSDLRKWESHTQQVLANLEEALSSFSEMHASLRSYILYKDSFILDGYRENKKILLNRMENLKSSTVDNAEQQKRIAAAIPLLNEKIEFMEATVLNQKLKSAENYSVPFHSSKGNELSERIKTILKEMKKEELSLLQFRRGESESNLKFSIGLIFLAIIFNISFISFQYILIFKESKRRQVAEDLLESSNANLKNYSSQLERSNKDLESFSYSVSHDLRAPIRGISGFSKILMEDHGDILPDDGKRVLEIIMQNAQNMGQLIDDLLEYSRLGRKEILFTKINMKELAQKVLEEVSNYYPNSKVQTAVGELPPAKADSGLLKQLLFNLVSNSFKYSREKENPKIEIGSFDDDGETVFFVKDNGAGFDMKYQHKLFNMFQRLHHLEEFEGTGVGLAIVKRVVEKHSGKVWGESQVNEGACFYFTLGAHDNDAQLT; encoded by the coding sequence TTGAAGAGTACGATTGAAAAGAACGTTATCCTCGGAATAGTTGTGATCACCATTCTCAACGTAGTCGTGGCCGGATCCGGATTCTATGCGATGAATCAATCTTCGGATCTTAGAAAATGGGAATCTCATACCCAGCAAGTTCTTGCCAACTTAGAAGAAGCCCTTTCCTCCTTTAGCGAAATGCACGCGTCTCTCAGAAGTTATATTCTTTATAAAGATTCTTTTATATTAGACGGATATCGCGAAAACAAAAAGATTCTTCTGAATAGGATGGAAAATCTGAAATCATCCACTGTGGATAATGCGGAACAGCAAAAAAGAATCGCTGCTGCAATTCCACTGCTGAATGAAAAAATCGAATTTATGGAGGCGACAGTTCTCAATCAAAAATTAAAATCCGCAGAGAACTATTCCGTTCCGTTTCATTCTTCCAAGGGGAACGAATTGAGTGAAAGAATAAAAACAATCCTCAAAGAGATGAAAAAAGAAGAACTCAGTCTTCTTCAATTTCGAAGAGGTGAATCCGAATCCAATCTTAAATTTTCAATCGGCCTTATCTTTTTAGCGATTATTTTCAACATCTCCTTTATTTCATTTCAGTATATTCTAATATTCAAAGAGAGCAAAAGAAGACAAGTTGCGGAAGACTTACTTGAAAGTTCGAACGCCAATCTCAAAAACTATTCCTCTCAACTCGAAAGATCGAATAAGGATTTGGAATCCTTTTCTTACTCCGTTTCCCACGACCTTCGCGCCCCGATTCGAGGTATATCAGGTTTTTCTAAAATTCTAATGGAAGACCACGGAGATATCCTGCCTGACGATGGAAAAAGGGTTCTGGAAATCATAATGCAGAACGCCCAGAATATGGGTCAACTTATAGACGACCTTTTGGAATATTCCCGCTTAGGACGAAAAGAAATTTTATTCACGAAGATCAACATGAAAGAGTTGGCGCAAAAGGTTCTGGAAGAGGTTTCCAATTATTATCCAAATTCCAAAGTGCAAACCGCAGTCGGAGAACTCCCTCCCGCTAAGGCTGACTCGGGCCTTCTCAAACAACTTCTTTTTAACTTAGTATCGAATTCCTTCAAATATTCAAGGGAGAAGGAAAACCCGAAAATCGAGATAGGATCTTTCGACGACGACGGCGAGACCGTTTTTTTTGTGAAAGATAATGGAGCCGGCTTTGATATGAAATATCAGCATAAATTATTCAATATGTTTCAAAGACTTCATCATCTGGAGGAATTCGAAGGAACCGGAGTGGGTCTCGCAATCGTTAAAAGAGTCGTCGAAAAACACAGCGGAAAAGTCTGGGGAGAAAGTCAAGTGAACGAAGGAGCCTGTTTCTATTTCACACTGGGAGCTCACGATAACGATGCACAACTTACATGA
- a CDS encoding class I SAM-dependent methyltransferase, which yields MERIPCNTCGSSEFKPLFSKSNHKNEVFQIVQCKRCALVQVSPQPSPEEVASYYSEEYFLKRSDRGYDNYFSDGVRSEISRVFGLNLKDLDFATWEKTLSSSKRCLDVGCAAGYFVDYMQQRQWDSYGMDIAEAPVKFAREKLGLKVEQKDFLEWKEDASEKFDLITLWASIEHLHKPKETLEKIYTLLKPGGRIILSTCRWGILGKIQGPSWRYLNVPEHLYYYSLSGIIDLCESIGFQKKKHITYGSGLTTKKDAGLFYKILKYFADPTVKLFDQGDMMALCFEKANLESARR from the coding sequence ATGGAACGTATCCCCTGCAATACCTGCGGCTCCTCGGAATTCAAACCGCTCTTCTCCAAATCCAATCATAAAAACGAAGTTTTCCAGATCGTTCAATGCAAACGTTGCGCTCTCGTCCAAGTAAGTCCACAACCTTCTCCCGAAGAAGTGGCTTCTTATTATTCGGAAGAATATTTTTTAAAACGAAGCGATCGAGGATATGACAATTATTTTTCGGATGGAGTAAGAAGCGAGATCTCCCGAGTCTTCGGACTCAATCTGAAAGATCTAGACTTCGCGACTTGGGAAAAAACTTTGTCCTCTTCCAAACGCTGTCTGGACGTAGGCTGTGCGGCCGGATACTTCGTAGACTACATGCAACAAAGACAATGGGATTCCTATGGAATGGACATCGCGGAAGCTCCCGTAAAGTTTGCAAGGGAGAAGCTCGGACTCAAGGTGGAACAAAAAGATTTCCTTGAGTGGAAAGAAGACGCTTCCGAAAAATTCGACCTAATCACCTTGTGGGCTTCGATCGAGCACCTTCACAAACCGAAAGAAACATTAGAAAAAATTTATACACTTCTCAAACCCGGCGGGAGGATCATCCTTTCTACTTGTAGATGGGGAATTCTCGGAAAAATACAAGGGCCTTCCTGGAGATATCTCAACGTTCCCGAACACCTCTACTACTATTCTCTTTCCGGAATCATCGACCTCTGCGAGTCCATAGGATTCCAAAAGAAAAAACACATCACATACGGAAGCGGGCTGACTACAAAAAAAGATGCGGGACTATTTTATAAGATTCTGAAGTATTTCGCCGATCCGACCGTGAAACTTTTTGATCAGGGAGATATGATGGCGCTCTGTTTCGAAAAAGCAAATTTAGAATCTGCACGCAGATAA
- a CDS encoding CapA family protein, with product MKQAIVHSILSFLFLISSALLADPQANTTIKIKAVGDMVPGTNYPEPLNIQDPRSFLFGKVENHLKGADILFGNFESTLTTYPNTSKDTSRKMIFAFRTPPSYAKVLKDVGFDILSIANNHSLDFHQQGFDDTQKNLSDVGIRYTGKKGMITYMNVKNVSVAWIGFSHLKSHNNVNEIEEGVALVKEAKRKAQLVFISFHGGAEGGPALHVKNQMERFYGEYRGNLVEFSHSLIDAGADLVIGHGPHLVRAMELYKGRLIAYSLGNFMGYRALSSRGIVGYSLVLEAEVDSQGKFVKGKIIPLQLDSASIPEYDSEKKTIDLLRKLTREDFPSKGPKISEDGVISPGA from the coding sequence ATGAAACAGGCTATAGTTCATTCCATTCTTTCCTTTTTATTTTTGATTTCTTCCGCACTCCTTGCCGATCCGCAAGCAAACACAACGATTAAGATCAAAGCGGTCGGGGACATGGTGCCGGGGACTAACTATCCGGAACCTCTCAATATTCAAGATCCTAGATCTTTCCTTTTTGGAAAGGTGGAGAATCATCTCAAAGGTGCGGATATTCTTTTTGGGAATTTTGAAAGCACTCTCACCACTTATCCGAATACATCAAAAGACACTTCCAGAAAGATGATCTTTGCGTTTAGAACCCCTCCATCCTATGCGAAGGTTTTAAAAGACGTCGGATTTGATATTTTAAGTATTGCTAATAATCATTCTTTGGACTTTCATCAACAGGGTTTTGACGATACTCAGAAGAATCTTTCCGATGTAGGTATTCGTTATACCGGCAAAAAGGGAATGATCACTTATATGAACGTAAAAAACGTTTCAGTCGCTTGGATCGGATTCTCACATCTGAAGTCGCATAACAATGTGAACGAAATCGAGGAGGGAGTTGCGCTTGTAAAGGAAGCAAAGAGAAAGGCTCAACTCGTTTTTATTTCCTTTCACGGCGGTGCGGAAGGCGGTCCCGCTCTTCACGTCAAAAATCAGATGGAACGTTTTTACGGAGAATACAGAGGAAACCTTGTCGAGTTTAGTCATTCTCTCATCGACGCGGGAGCGGATCTCGTGATCGGTCACGGTCCTCATCTTGTGCGCGCGATGGAATTGTATAAGGGAAGATTGATCGCTTATTCGCTCGGTAATTTTATGGGTTACAGAGCTCTTTCTTCTCGCGGAATCGTGGGTTATTCTCTTGTTTTAGAGGCGGAAGTGGATTCTCAAGGGAAGTTTGTAAAAGGGAAAATTATTCCTTTGCAATTGGATTCAGCTTCGATTCCGGAATACGATTCTGAAAAAAAGACGATTGATCTTTTGAGAAAATTAACAAGAGAAGATTTTCCTTCGAAGGGACCGAAAATTTCCGAAGACGGAGTGATTTCACCGGGAGCATAA